Proteins encoded in a region of the Uloborus diversus isolate 005 chromosome 1, Udiv.v.3.1, whole genome shotgun sequence genome:
- the LOC129229965 gene encoding three-prime repair exonuclease 1-like yields MNNNACGTEINHKNFDSPVSTLIFMDLETTGLPGEIGKRNVHITELSLIAIDRNDFETDNTLRVLNKLSLCIRPRACVSPSAMYITGLYNDVLQNQEEFDDSVPKMLEFFFRRLRTPICLLAHNGNKFDFPVLQAELKRLNYTLHSKVLCADTLEAFRTICRTPQTVKTASKQPMSNFKNELEKTNGKTIDSRHQKEMSKLIEHNHLFHVSENNATTNNQNENELDNEIDSLLEDDIESFRDIEESTELNERQPFENTVVENLQPQSKNGNNFVSVFDDEHTPKRAKINNLVENGKLKKQKSSKDIYSIKSEYENRNLPDTSSVAAKRKLFTETTGRKNANQSASEMKLNSIASFTLEKLYHHFFGEAPPQSHYAEADCIALSKVCQKIKEQFLNWLDENSSEFSEIQPLW; encoded by the exons atgaataataaTGCTTGCGGGACGGAGATCAACCACAAAAATTTTGATTCTCCAGTTTCGACCCTAATTTTCATGGATTTGGAAACCACAGGATTACCAGGTGAAATCGGTAAAAGAAACGTTCATATTACAGAACTGTCTCTAATTGCTATCGACAGAAATGATTTTGAAACAGACAACACCTTACGGGTATTAAATAAACTTAGTCTGTGCATAAGACCGAGAGCTTGCGTTTCACCAAGTGCTATGTATATAACAG gATTATACAATGATGTCTTACAAAATCAAGAGGAATTTGACGATTCAGTCCCAAAGatgttagagtttttttttcgtcGTTTAAGAACACCAATATGTTTATTAGCTCACAATGGCAACAAATTCGATTTTCCTGTGTTACAAGCAGAACTGAAGCGTCTAAATTACACATTACATTCAAAAGTACTTTGTGCAGACACTTTAGAAGCATTTAGAACGATTTGCAGGACACCCCAAactgtaaaaactgcttcaaaACAACCAATGTCAAATTTCAAGAATGAATTGGAGAAAACTAATGGCAAAACAATAGATTCAAGGCACCAAAAAGAAATGTCGAAATTAATAGAACATAATCACTTGTTTCATGTTTCTGAAAACAATGCAACTACAAAcaatcaaaatgaaaatgaattggATAATGAAATTGATAGTTTATTGGAAGATGACATTGAAAGCTTTCGAGATATTGAAGAATCAACTGAATTAAATGAAAGACAACCATTTGAAAACACTGTTGTGGAAAATCTACAGCCACAatcaaaaaatggcaacaatttTGTATCTGTTTTTGATGATGAGCATACTccaaaaagagcaaaaattaacAACCTAGTGGAAAATGGAAAACTTAAAAAACAGAAGAGCAGTAAAGATATATATAGCATCAAAAGTGAATATGAAAACAGAAATTTGCCAGATACATCATCTGTAGCAGCCAAAAGAAAGCTTTTCACGGAAACAACAGGAAGAAAAAATGCAAACCAATCTGCttcagaaatgaaattaaattccaTTGCAAGTTTTACATTGGAAAAGCTATACCATCATTTCTTTGGTGAAGCACCTCCACAAAGTCATTATGCTGAAGCTGATTGCATTGCTTTAAGTAAAGTTTGCCAAAAAATCAAAGAACAATTTTTGAACTGGCTGGATGAGAACAGTAGTGAATTTTCTGAAATACAACCTTTGTGGTGA